The Streptomyces sp. NBC_01255 genome window below encodes:
- a CDS encoding CBS domain-containing protein, whose translation MKHMKVGGLMTDDVVSAVPAASFREVAKMLAEHDISGVPVVDEDDHVVGVVSESDLLARHELTVRKLMSTPAVTVHAEETVADAARLMVRRGVERLPVVDEEERLVGIVTRRDLLCVYLRPDAEIRRRIREDVLTDALDLPGDAVDVQVLDGVVTLGGRVRRRSQALMLVGLAERVDGVVAVVDRLSFHEDDTRLASSTRTPHDISW comes from the coding sequence ATGAAGCACATGAAGGTCGGGGGCCTGATGACCGACGACGTGGTCTCCGCCGTCCCTGCGGCGTCGTTCAGGGAGGTGGCGAAGATGCTCGCCGAGCACGACATCAGCGGGGTTCCCGTCGTGGACGAGGACGATCATGTCGTCGGTGTCGTCTCCGAGAGCGACCTCCTGGCCCGCCACGAGCTGACCGTACGGAAGCTGATGAGCACCCCGGCCGTCACGGTCCACGCCGAGGAGACGGTGGCGGACGCGGCACGGCTGATGGTGCGCCGTGGAGTCGAGCGTCTCCCCGTGGTCGACGAGGAGGAACGACTGGTCGGCATCGTGACCCGCCGCGATCTTCTCTGTGTCTACCTCCGTCCGGACGCGGAGATACGCCGCCGCATCCGTGAGGACGTCCTCACGGATGCCCTGGACCTGCCCGGGGACGCAGTGGACGTGCAAGTCCTGGACGGCGTGGTGACGCTGGGGGGCCGCGTGCGACGACGGAGTCAGGCCCTGATGCTCGTCGGACTCGCCGAGAGGGTCGACGGTGTCGTCGCCGTCGTGGACCGGCTGTCCTTCCACGAAGACGACACCCGCCTCGCGTCCTCCACCCGTACTCCGCACGACATCTCTTGGTGA
- a CDS encoding Acg family FMN-binding oxidoreductase has protein sequence MSTTALTRPLVTSLIEDAVTAPSMHNAQPWKFLCRTGAGVIELHGDPLRGMPHQDPDHRALHLGCGAALFGLRVAAAHRGLHAEVRPLPEPADPWYLADVRLGRPEDADAALAALYPALARRHTSRFPFTEERIPSEVVDGLRAAAFLEGCRLVVPGEWHTDTVMSLVHASELFEAADEAVRAEIAAWTRTGAAGEGPGTEGIPSYAFGPRQYDVTSPARDFDATRHVSGRVAARFEKRPQLALLGTADDTPQQWLEAGQAMQRVLLQATLDGLATSLMSQPLEWPELRSDARDPGSTVSFVHMVFRLGYGPQGRATPRRPVSEVLSFE, from the coding sequence GTGTCTACCACCGCTCTGACCCGACCGCTCGTGACCTCGCTGATCGAGGACGCCGTCACGGCACCCTCCATGCACAACGCACAGCCCTGGAAGTTCTTGTGCAGGACGGGTGCGGGCGTCATCGAGCTGCACGGCGATCCCCTGCGCGGCATGCCGCACCAGGACCCCGACCACCGCGCCCTCCACCTCGGCTGCGGCGCCGCCTTGTTCGGTCTACGGGTCGCCGCCGCGCACAGAGGCCTGCACGCCGAAGTCCGGCCACTGCCCGAGCCCGCGGACCCCTGGTACCTGGCCGACGTGCGCCTCGGCCGTCCGGAAGATGCCGACGCCGCGCTCGCCGCGCTGTACCCCGCCCTCGCGCGCCGGCACACCAGCCGGTTCCCCTTCACCGAGGAGCGGATCCCCTCCGAGGTGGTCGACGGGCTCCGTGCCGCGGCGTTCCTGGAGGGCTGCCGACTGGTCGTACCGGGTGAGTGGCACACCGACACCGTCATGAGCCTCGTCCACGCCTCCGAACTGTTCGAGGCGGCGGACGAGGCCGTACGAGCGGAGATCGCCGCCTGGACACGCACGGGCGCGGCCGGGGAAGGCCCCGGCACCGAGGGCATTCCCTCGTACGCCTTCGGCCCACGGCAGTACGACGTGACCTCCCCCGCCAGGGATTTCGACGCCACCCGCCACGTGTCCGGCCGTGTCGCGGCACGCTTCGAGAAGCGCCCGCAGCTCGCGCTGCTCGGCACTGCCGACGACACCCCGCAGCAATGGCTGGAGGCGGGCCAGGCCATGCAACGCGTCCTGCTGCAGGCCACCCTCGACGGTCTCGCCACCTCCCTCATGTCCCAGCCCCTGGAGTGGCCCGAACTCCGTTCCGACGCACGTGATCCCGGCTCGACGGTCAGCT
- a CDS encoding universal stress protein, whose product MTRTRDRRDIAVGIDPVRNGHLALAWAADEARLRGAGLRLVVAVPPRRDTRHADDTARHLAQRQACTEALRTALAWAHARQPDIEATSSLLDGFPAAVLAALSNEAGLIVLGSRHLSRPEEFLSAGSLVVPVTAKAHCPVVVVGDAEHVTQETPYLVVGIDGSESSRAALAWAFEEADLRRCALRAIAVWQPPVFTLHSGDTLFSAERRLLSETTAGWAEKYPDVRLTHEVLIGSPVETLADAAEHALAVVVGRRGRGGYTGMRVGSVVHGLLHRAHCPVITVPVG is encoded by the coding sequence GTGACACGCACCAGGGATCGCCGTGACATCGCCGTCGGTATCGACCCGGTCAGGAACGGGCACCTCGCCCTTGCCTGGGCCGCGGACGAGGCTCGATTGCGAGGCGCGGGACTGCGCCTGGTGGTCGCGGTACCCCCGCGGCGCGACACCCGACACGCCGACGACACCGCTCGGCACCTGGCACAGCGGCAGGCCTGCACGGAAGCTCTGCGTACGGCACTCGCCTGGGCGCACGCCCGGCAGCCGGACATCGAAGCCACCTCCTCCCTTCTTGACGGCTTCCCGGCGGCAGTCCTGGCCGCTCTGTCGAACGAGGCCGGCCTGATCGTGCTCGGATCACGGCACCTCAGCCGCCCCGAGGAGTTCCTGAGCGCCGGTTCCCTGGTGGTCCCGGTCACCGCGAAGGCGCACTGCCCGGTGGTCGTCGTGGGCGACGCGGAGCACGTCACGCAGGAGACGCCCTACCTCGTGGTCGGCATCGACGGCAGCGAGTCCTCACGGGCCGCCCTGGCCTGGGCCTTCGAGGAAGCAGACCTCCGGCGCTGCGCCCTGCGGGCCATCGCCGTCTGGCAGCCCCCCGTCTTCACCCTGCACAGCGGTGACACGCTGTTCTCCGCCGAACGCCGCCTGCTCTCGGAGACCACCGCCGGGTGGGCGGAGAAATACCCCGACGTCCGGCTCACACACGAGGTGCTCATCGGCTCGCCCGTCGAGACGCTGGCGGACGCCGCCGAACACGCACTGGCCGTCGTCGTCGGCCGCAGGGGCCGGGGCGGGTACACCGGGATGCGCGTCGGCTCCGTCGTCCACGGGCTGCTGCACCGCGCCCACTGCCCGGTGATCACCGTCCCCGTGGGGTGA
- a CDS encoding universal stress protein yields MDGTSARPGPGRVVVGVDGSPSARTALMWAAAEAALRGSTLCLVHATGTDTPAPFLSQAEIARNRQAGRELLDRTAEAITARHPKLTVVTELTEGGAPDGLRRAAALTGTIVVGHRGLGGFSSLLLGSVGLEVAAAATTPVVVVRGTAEPVEAGVVLVAVRDEADVGCARAAAREALLRKIPLRLLHIWSAGLSARSRAVLHNGDDGIAGDHVRVMASVSDRVREEFPGLTVHADGQEGRSVPGALVDASHHADLLVVGGRRSPGYLGPTIGQTTLGLLQHAHCPVELIPRQGPGHGSTS; encoded by the coding sequence ATGGACGGAACCTCAGCCCGTCCCGGCCCCGGCAGGGTCGTCGTCGGCGTCGACGGATCACCGTCCGCACGCACGGCGCTGATGTGGGCGGCAGCGGAGGCGGCCCTGCGGGGCAGCACTCTCTGCCTCGTCCATGCAACCGGCACGGACACACCGGCCCCGTTTCTGTCCCAGGCGGAGATCGCCAGGAACCGGCAGGCGGGAAGGGAACTGCTCGACCGGACCGCCGAGGCGATCACGGCGCGCCACCCGAAGCTGACGGTCGTCACGGAACTCACCGAGGGTGGAGCCCCCGACGGTCTGCGCCGAGCTGCCGCCCTTACCGGCACGATCGTCGTCGGACACCGGGGCCTCGGCGGATTCTCCTCGTTGTTGCTCGGATCGGTCGGTCTCGAGGTCGCGGCCGCTGCCACCACGCCCGTGGTCGTGGTGCGCGGTACAGCGGAGCCCGTCGAGGCGGGCGTGGTTCTCGTGGCGGTGCGGGACGAGGCCGACGTGGGATGTGCCCGTGCGGCGGCACGCGAGGCCCTGCTGCGCAAGATACCTCTGCGGCTCCTGCACATCTGGAGTGCCGGGCTGTCCGCCCGCTCACGGGCCGTGCTGCACAACGGCGACGACGGGATCGCCGGCGATCACGTTCGCGTCATGGCCTCGGTCTCGGACCGGGTCCGGGAGGAGTTCCCGGGACTCACCGTGCACGCCGACGGTCAGGAGGGCCGTAGCGTCCCCGGGGCCCTCGTGGACGCGTCGCACCACGCAGACCTTCTGGTCGTCGGTGGCCGGCGTTCGCCCGGATACCTCGGACCCACCATCGGACAGACCACGCTCGGCCTGCTGCAGCACGCCCACTGCCCTGTGGAGCTCATCCCCCGGCAAGGCCCCGGACATGGGAGCACGTCGTGA